A portion of the Bacteroides faecium genome contains these proteins:
- a CDS encoding RNA polymerase sigma factor translates to MRERATEANNPIEQEFLSVIREYERVIYKVCYLYANPNAPLNDLYQDVILNIWKAFPKFRKECKISTWIYRIALNTCISFYRKEKNVPEIVSLTHEIDWTSEAHDPINEMLKQLYRMINQLGQLDKSIILLYLEDKSYEEIAEITGLTVTNVATKLSRIKDKLKRMKKEE, encoded by the coding sequence ATGAGAGAACGAGCAACAGAGGCAAATAACCCCATTGAGCAAGAGTTCTTGTCGGTCATCCGTGAATATGAACGGGTTATCTACAAAGTATGCTATCTGTATGCCAATCCGAACGCTCCTCTCAACGATCTCTATCAGGATGTGATACTGAATATTTGGAAAGCTTTTCCCAAATTCAGAAAAGAATGTAAGATTTCCACATGGATTTACCGTATTGCCCTCAACACCTGTATCAGTTTTTATCGTAAAGAGAAAAATGTACCGGAAATCGTCAGCCTTACCCATGAGATTGACTGGACAAGCGAAGCACACGACCCGATCAATGAAATGCTGAAACAGCTCTATCGGATGATTAACCAACTGGGACAACTCGACAAGTCAATCATCCTGCTTTATCTCGAAGATAAAAGTTATGAGGAAATCGCAGAAATCACGGGGTTGACGGTAACGAACGTGGCGACCAAGCTAAGTCGTATCAAAGACAAACTTAAAAGAATGAAAAAGGAGGAATAA